The Euzebyales bacterium DNA window CGGTCAGCCAGCCGCTGCGCGCGGTCGCGACGCCGAGCGCGAACAGCGCCACGCACTCGGGCCACTGGTACCAGTTGAGGTCGATGTAGCGCTCACTGGCGAACGGGAACACCAACCGCACCAGGAACGTCGCCACGCCCACGGCCGCGGCGAGCACCAACAGGTGGCGGGCGCCGATGTCGACCTGCCGGCGCCGTCCAGCGCGCCCGCGCAGCCTGACCCAGGCCGCGTAGGCGAGGGAGAACAGCAGCAGATCGCCGACGAACCACAGGTAGCCGGTGTCGAGGGCCTCCTCCGATGTGCCCACCAACTCGGCCAGGTACGAGCCCGGCGCGTTGCCCAGCGGGCGGTACAGCGCGTACAGCAGCGCCGGCCACACCAGCACGGTGAACACCGCGAACGGTACACCCAGGCGCACCAGCCGGTCGCGGACATACACGCGCGTGCCCTTGCGCTCCAGCGACGACGGTGT harbors:
- a CDS encoding acyltransferase family protein, which translates into the protein MLDDVSTLDARRGPTPARVEHSSAVARWTSQRVLYVDSLKVVLIAAIIAGHAIASYTSMELWSYADVREVTLSPVTEAVLLTVVMPFAIFMIPLLFLIAGLLTPSSLERKGTRVYVRDRLVRLGVPFAVFTVLVWPALLYALYRPLGNAPGSYLAELVGTSEEALDTGYLWFVGDLLLFSLAYAAWVRLRGRAGRRRQVDIGARHLLVLAAAVGVATFLVRLVFPFASERYIDLNWYQWPECVALFALGVATARSGWLT